In the genome of Verrucomicrobiia bacterium, one region contains:
- a CDS encoding prepilin-type N-terminal cleavage/methylation domain-containing protein, which translates to MKKQRAFTLIELLVVIAIIGILAAMLLPTLGKAKAQATKISCVNNLRQLGLAIRMYLDDNGDLFPPRSAFNTWPSRFHDGYKDNRLLLCPNDKANPQSWAGADPAHYPNDGLPRSYIINGWNDYMKDTLTRPQMDAYMGSTYPGSMKESAIALPVDTVVLGEKKNTSPHFYMDLLEAEPGGVVGNDLFELDRSRHSGTGTENSGTGGANYLFGDSSVRFVRFDRILGPLNLWAVTPAGRINYAAAP; encoded by the coding sequence ATGAAAAAGCAGCGCGCGTTCACCCTGATCGAACTGCTCGTGGTCATCGCCATCATCGGCATTCTGGCGGCGATGCTGCTGCCCACGCTGGGGAAGGCCAAGGCGCAGGCGACCAAGATTTCCTGCGTGAACAATCTGCGCCAGCTCGGGCTCGCGATCCGGATGTATCTGGACGACAACGGCGATTTATTCCCGCCGCGGAGCGCCTTCAACACGTGGCCGTCCCGGTTCCATGACGGCTACAAGGACAACCGGCTGCTGCTCTGCCCAAACGACAAGGCCAACCCGCAAAGCTGGGCGGGGGCCGACCCGGCGCACTATCCGAACGACGGCCTGCCCCGCAGCTACATCATCAATGGGTGGAACGATTACATGAAGGACACGCTCACCCGCCCGCAAATGGACGCCTACATGGGCTCGACCTATCCGGGCTCCATGAAGGAGTCGGCCATCGCGTTGCCGGTGGATACCGTGGTGCTGGGCGAGAAGAAAAACACCTCGCCGCACTTTTACATGGATTTGCTGGAGGCGGAGCCAGGCGGCGTGGTGGGCAATGATTTGTTTGAGCTGGATCGCAGCCGGCACAGCGGCACCGGGACAGAGAACTCCGGGACTGGTGGCGCCAATTACCTCTTTGGCGACAGCAGCGTGCGGTTTGTGCGCTTCGACCGCATCCTTGGTCCGCTCAACCTCTGGGCGGTGACGCCGGCGGGCCGCATCAATTACGCGGCCGCGCCCTGA
- a CDS encoding ComEC/Rec2 family competence protein, translated as MRRPLVIVALLYAAGLLLAETAQPPLIWLFAIAGPLLGFALACPRGRPWLLMPLVLLLGWINLLSHTVTLSPRDVRAVVSSDPAEVIVRGTLEETPSVRVFLRDDEESFRTLAVVRLTALQRGATWLPVTGRILTTTPDRLDDLYRGTAVEVRGVIAPPPEPVAVGLFDYRVHLARQGIYFQLKTYSTNAWRALSPATPPLADRFIAWAKHTLARGQPAVDEPLRLLYAMTLGWKTGLTNEVYAPFMKSGTMHIFAISGLHIALIAGLLVAILRVLQIPRHWCGAVVIPLIWFYTAATGWQPSAIRSTIMMTIIIGGWSLGRPSDLLNSLAAAALIILVWQPQQLFQASFQLSFFVVLSIALLVPPLQRLADRLLAHDPLLPREVLPRWRRWLETALRWPTMSFATSLAAWLGSLPLTMHYFHLFSPVTLLANLVIVPMSSCALASALGSLLCGGWLPGVGELFNQSAWFWMSTMVHASHWATTLPGAFCYVPSPPAWGYVAYYTLLIGALSGWFWKRPNWRWGGLAAALTLAGVAWEWQRARTQFDVTVVPLSGGHAAWVDGPGRADDWLIDCGNSNAVTFVTEPLLHALGVNRLPRLALTHGDLQHVGGADLIRADFQAPTVYTSPVRFRSAAYRAILDELAAAPEQHVTLCSGDRSSCWTVLHPAADDKFAQADDAGLVLRGEFFGTRVLLLADLGRPGQEALLRRAADLRADIVVAGLPEQGEALCDGLITAIQPRLIVVADSQFPATKRASLGLRQRLAASGVRVLCTRETGAVTLRFRPEGWQVTTAFKPPAERVISDTFADAPHTAAAGIP; from the coding sequence ATGCGCCGACCGCTGGTGATTGTGGCCTTGTTGTATGCCGCCGGATTGCTGCTGGCGGAAACGGCGCAACCACCCCTGATCTGGCTCTTCGCCATCGCCGGGCCGTTGCTGGGTTTCGCGCTCGCCTGCCCGCGCGGCCGCCCGTGGCTCCTGATGCCCCTCGTCCTGCTCCTGGGCTGGATCAATCTGCTCTCGCACACGGTCACGCTCTCGCCCCGCGATGTCCGCGCCGTGGTGTCGTCGGACCCGGCGGAGGTCATCGTGCGCGGGACGTTGGAAGAAACCCCGTCCGTGCGTGTGTTCCTCCGCGATGACGAAGAATCCTTTCGCACGCTCGCCGTGGTGAGGCTGACCGCGCTCCAGCGCGGCGCCACGTGGCTTCCGGTCACGGGCCGGATTCTGACGACCACGCCTGACCGGCTGGACGATTTGTATCGGGGCACCGCCGTGGAAGTGCGCGGTGTCATCGCCCCGCCGCCGGAACCGGTGGCCGTCGGACTGTTCGACTACCGCGTCCATCTCGCCCGGCAGGGGATTTATTTTCAGTTGAAGACGTATTCCACCAACGCGTGGCGGGCACTTTCGCCCGCGACCCCTCCGCTGGCCGATCGCTTCATCGCGTGGGCCAAGCATACGCTGGCCCGGGGTCAGCCGGCCGTGGACGAGCCCCTGCGTCTGCTCTACGCCATGACGCTGGGCTGGAAAACCGGCCTCACCAACGAGGTGTATGCGCCGTTCATGAAGTCCGGCACGATGCACATCTTCGCGATTTCCGGGCTCCACATCGCGTTGATCGCCGGATTGCTCGTCGCCATTTTGCGCGTTCTGCAAATCCCACGGCATTGGTGCGGCGCCGTGGTGATTCCACTGATCTGGTTCTACACCGCGGCCACGGGCTGGCAGCCCTCGGCCATCCGTTCCACCATCATGATGACCATCATCATCGGCGGCTGGTCGCTCGGGCGCCCATCCGACCTGCTCAATTCCCTCGCGGCCGCTGCGCTCATCATTCTGGTCTGGCAGCCGCAACAACTCTTCCAGGCCAGCTTCCAACTGTCGTTCTTTGTCGTGTTGAGCATCGCGCTGCTCGTCCCCCCGTTGCAGCGTCTCGCTGATCGGCTGCTGGCACACGATCCGCTCCTGCCCCGGGAGGTGCTCCCGCGCTGGCGACGCTGGCTGGAAACCGCCTTGCGCTGGCCGACGATGAGTTTTGCCACATCGCTCGCGGCGTGGCTGGGGTCGCTGCCGCTGACGATGCACTACTTCCACCTGTTCAGCCCCGTGACCCTGCTGGCCAACCTCGTCATCGTGCCGATGAGCAGCTGCGCGCTGGCCTCGGCGCTGGGCAGCCTGCTGTGCGGCGGCTGGCTGCCGGGGGTGGGTGAACTGTTCAACCAGAGCGCGTGGTTCTGGATGTCCACGATGGTTCACGCCAGTCATTGGGCCACAACGTTGCCGGGCGCATTTTGCTATGTTCCGTCACCGCCGGCGTGGGGTTACGTCGCTTACTACACGCTGCTGATCGGAGCCCTGAGCGGCTGGTTCTGGAAGCGGCCCAACTGGCGTTGGGGCGGACTCGCCGCCGCTCTCACGCTGGCGGGCGTGGCCTGGGAATGGCAGCGGGCGCGAACGCAGTTCGATGTCACTGTTGTGCCGTTGAGCGGCGGCCACGCGGCGTGGGTGGACGGACCGGGACGCGCGGATGACTGGCTCATCGATTGCGGGAATTCGAACGCGGTCACGTTCGTCACCGAGCCGCTGCTGCACGCGCTTGGCGTCAACCGCCTGCCACGGCTGGCGTTGACGCATGGCGACCTCCAGCACGTTGGCGGCGCCGACCTCATCCGGGCGGATTTCCAGGCGCCGACGGTTTACACGAGTCCAGTGCGCTTTCGTTCGGCCGCGTATCGCGCCATTCTGGACGAACTGGCGGCAGCGCCGGAGCAACACGTGACGTTGTGCTCCGGCGACCGCTCGAGCTGCTGGACCGTGCTGCACCCGGCAGCCGACGACAAATTCGCACAGGCCGACGATGCCGGGCTCGTTTTACGGGGGGAATTTTTCGGCACCCGCGTGCTGTTGCTGGCGGATTTGGGCCGGCCCGGGCAGGAAGCGTTGCTGCGGCGGGCGGCCGACCTCCGCGCAGACATCGTGGTCGCCGGCCTGCCCGAGCAGGGCGAAGCCCTGTGCGACGGCTTGATCACCGCGATCCAGCCGCGACTCATCGTCGTGGCAGATTCGCAGTTCCCCGCCACCAAACGCGCGAGCCTGGGATTGCGCCAGCGCCTGGCCGCGTCCGGCGTTCGCGTGTTGTGCACCCGCGAAACCGGGGCCGTCACATTGCGCTTCCGGCCCGAGGGCTGGCAGGTGACCACGGCGTTCAAACCACCAGCCGAACGAGTAATCAGTGACACGTTCGCGGACGCCCCGCATACTGCGGCGGCAGGCATTCCCTAA
- a CDS encoding type II secretion system protein: protein MNANQAPTTDVPPRAFTLIELLVVIAIIGILAALLMPALSHAKQRAQGVLCLNDGKQLMVAMMLYGNDNDDFFPPNPDDGNTVPGHNWCSGNAQIGGPNEFDPDVLKDPSRSLLISYLSGNASLFHCPGDRRTGVYQGSDPAMRGRTVPAARTFSMNQAVGTICSGYNQVSLGGPANHTGSPKMSVNGPWLNNQHNHQRNAPWSTYGKFSAINAPGPAMLWVLLDEDVARINDAAFAFGMEEPAWFDVPGTYHNSGAGFAFADGHSEAHRWKKSGRKVGAGTPITDPHDRLDWEWMRQRTSAR from the coding sequence ATGAACGCCAATCAAGCCCCCACGACGGATGTCCCGCCACGGGCGTTCACGCTCATCGAACTGCTGGTGGTCATCGCCATCATCGGCATTCTGGCGGCGCTGTTGATGCCGGCGTTGTCGCACGCCAAACAGCGTGCGCAGGGCGTGCTGTGCTTGAACGACGGCAAACAGTTGATGGTGGCCATGATGCTTTATGGCAATGACAACGACGACTTTTTCCCGCCCAATCCGGATGACGGCAACACGGTGCCGGGCCACAACTGGTGCAGCGGCAACGCCCAGATTGGCGGGCCCAACGAGTTTGACCCGGATGTGTTGAAGGATCCGTCCCGCAGCCTGCTCATCAGCTACCTCTCGGGCAACGCCTCGTTGTTTCATTGTCCGGGCGACCGGCGGACAGGCGTGTATCAGGGCAGCGACCCGGCGATGCGGGGGCGAACCGTGCCGGCGGCACGCACGTTTTCGATGAACCAGGCCGTGGGCACCATTTGTTCCGGCTACAATCAAGTCAGCCTGGGCGGACCGGCGAACCACACGGGGTCGCCCAAAATGTCGGTCAACGGACCGTGGCTGAACAACCAGCACAATCACCAGCGCAACGCGCCGTGGTCCACCTACGGCAAGTTTTCCGCCATCAACGCACCCGGCCCGGCCATGCTCTGGGTGTTGTTGGACGAGGACGTCGCCCGAATCAACGACGCCGCTTTTGCCTTTGGCATGGAAGAGCCGGCGTGGTTTGATGTGCCCGGCACCTACCACAATTCCGGCGCGGGCTTTGCGTTCGCCGACGGGCATTCGGAGGCGCACCGGTGGAAAAAGTCCGGCCGCAAGGTGGGCGCCGGCACGCCGATCACCGATCCGCACGACCGGTTGGATTGGGAATGGATGCGGCAACGCACGTCGGCCCGATGA
- a CDS encoding AAA family ATPase, translating into MKDANRNFVQAVRERVAEVVVGQDVVVERMMIALLTGGHLLLLGVPGIAKTLLVNAVARAVDLKFSRVQFTIDMLPSDILGSELLDQATGKFRTHQGPVFTNLLLADEINRAAPKVQSALLEAMQERKVTIGNTSYPLPVPFLVIATQNPIEQAGTF; encoded by the coding sequence ATGAAAGACGCAAACCGGAATTTTGTTCAAGCCGTGCGCGAACGCGTGGCCGAGGTGGTGGTCGGGCAGGACGTTGTGGTCGAGCGCATGATGATCGCGCTGCTGACCGGCGGCCATTTGCTGCTGCTGGGCGTGCCGGGCATCGCGAAGACCCTGCTCGTGAACGCCGTCGCGCGGGCCGTGGATTTGAAGTTCAGCCGCGTGCAGTTCACGATCGACATGCTGCCGTCGGACATCCTCGGATCCGAATTGCTCGACCAAGCCACTGGCAAATTTCGCACGCATCAAGGCCCGGTATTCACCAACCTGCTGCTCGCCGACGAAATCAACCGCGCGGCACCCAAGGTGCAGAGCGCGTTGCTCGAAGCCATGCAGGAACGCAAGGTCACCATCGGCAACACCAGCTATCCCCTGCCCGTGCCGTTCCTCGTCATCGCCACGCAAAACCCCATCGAACAGGCCGGCACATTC